A single Stutzerimonas stutzeri DNA region contains:
- the ilvE gene encoding branched-chain-amino-acid transaminase → MSMADRDGVIWYDGELVQWRDATTHVLTHTLHYGMGVFEGVRAYDTPAGTAIFRLQAHTDRLFDSAHIMNMQMPYSKEEINEATRAAVRENNLESAYIRPMVFYGSEGMGLRASGLKVHVIVAAWHWGAYMGDEALERGIKVRTSSFTRHHVNISMTRAKSNGAYINSMLALQEAISGGADEALMLDPEGYVAEGSGENIFIIKDGVIYTPEVTACLNGITRGTVLTLADELGIKVVEKRITRDEVYIADEAFFTGTAAEVTPIREVDGRNIGIGRRGPVTERIQKAYFDLVSGKTEAHAEWRTLVK, encoded by the coding sequence ATGTCGATGGCCGATCGTGATGGCGTGATCTGGTATGACGGTGAGCTGGTGCAGTGGCGCGACGCGACCACCCATGTGCTGACTCACACCCTGCATTACGGCATGGGCGTTTTCGAAGGCGTGCGTGCCTACGACACGCCGGCCGGCACCGCGATCTTCCGCCTGCAGGCGCACACGGATCGTCTGTTCGATTCGGCACACATCATGAACATGCAGATGCCGTACTCGAAGGAAGAAATCAACGAGGCGACCCGCGCCGCCGTGCGTGAGAACAATCTGGAAAGCGCCTACATCCGCCCGATGGTCTTCTACGGATCCGAAGGCATGGGGCTGCGTGCCAGCGGCCTGAAAGTGCATGTGATCGTCGCCGCCTGGCACTGGGGCGCCTACATGGGTGACGAGGCCCTGGAGCGGGGCATCAAGGTGCGCACCAGTTCCTTTACCCGCCACCACGTCAACATCAGCATGACCCGCGCCAAATCCAACGGTGCCTACATCAACTCGATGCTGGCCCTGCAGGAAGCCATCTCCGGCGGCGCCGACGAAGCCCTGATGCTCGATCCCGAAGGCTACGTCGCCGAAGGCTCGGGCGAGAACATTTTCATCATCAAGGACGGTGTGATCTACACCCCCGAAGTCACCGCCTGCCTCAACGGCATCACGCGCGGCACCGTGCTGACCCTGGCCGACGAGCTGGGCATCAAGGTCGTGGAAAAACGCATCACGCGCGACGAGGTCTATATCGCCGACGAAGCCTTCTTTACCGGCACTGCGGCCGAAGTCACGCCGATTCGCGAAGTCGACGGCCGCAATATCGGCATTGGCCGCCGCGGCCCGGTCACCGAGCGCATCCAGAAGGCTTATTTCGATCTGGTTTCCGGCAAGACCGAAGCCCATGCCGAATGGCGGACGCTGGTCAAATAA